The genomic stretch cactcgggagacccccattcattattattattgccTTAGTCTACAAAGGCCTGTGACCCCGTGATGTGGTAGCATATCAGGACCTTAACTCTGTGTGAACCTGTGATGTAGTCCATTATAACCCTTGCCCTGTGTcactaacctgtgtgtgtgtccaggtacATAGTCCACAGTGATGACCATAATCCATACCTGGCGTCGCTCCAGGACTTTGAGGTGAAGCTGCAGGACTTCCACCCTGACCTGCTGGTGGTGGGCGGGCTCCAGATGATGGACAGCTTCCCCTTCCAACAGGGTGAGACGATACTCCGCCACACTGTTTGCCAGCATGTTCCCCAATTGGGAGGTGTTTTCAGAGCAGAGCTGGCTCCCATTGAATGACAGACTGTTGCTATTATAGCGGTCTGTGTTACTGTGAGGGAGAGAGTAGCGGAGGGATGGagagtggagggaaggagaggagagcggagggGAAGGCAGGGTTGGTTGCCATTGACGTGCAGACTGTTGGTATTAAAGTGGATTAACCCTGCCTGCCTCTATGCAATAGCTCTGTTGCCTCAGTCACACAGGCCACTGGAACTCAGCCGGCATAGGAAGCACATATAGGGAGTGTGAGTGTATATAGGGAGGGAGTATGTGTGTGGGGGTGTATCCAATGCTATGTTTTCTTTGGCCAGTAACATGCCTTTGTGCTGTCAGACTGGTTTGACTACTTTGGATAAATtctctccccctctaaccccatctctctctctctctctctctccaggtgagcGGGAAGCCCTGCTCTCTCGGCTGggcagtctcctctcctcctcctcccctcgtaCGGGCGTCCATTTTGAGATGGCCAGCTTCGTGGATGAGGGTCTAATGGGGGACCTGCTGCGTCTGGTCCTGCCCCACGCCGACTCTCTGGGGATGAACGAGCAGGAGCTGCCCAACCTGCTCAGCCTTCTGAGGGGCTCCAACATCACCGTGCTCTCCGACCCCAACCCCCGCGTCGCTACCGTCCTCGACCAGATGAGGGCGCTCTACCGCCTGGTCAACCAGCGCTACCGCGACGCTAATGAGGATAGCGACGTGGGCGCTTACGCCACTAGTGCCAAGGGCAGGCTGCTGACTCGGCTCCACGTACACACCCTGGCATTCCAGGCCATGATCGTGACGCGCGGCTCCCAGTGGAAGAACACCATGTCTGCCGTGGCCAAGGCCTCGCTCACCGCCAACCGCCACGTGTGCGGCTCGCCGGACATCGACCCCAGCAAGGCGCGCCTCATCATGGACGAGTCATTCTCGGTGAGTAATCAGGAGGGGAGCCAGCGGATCCCTCTAGAGGAGACAAGGCCCGTCAGCTGCTGGGACGAGGATGACTATGAGATCTGTGTGGCACCCGTCCTGGTGTGCACCGAGGTTTACCAGACGGCCGGGGGAGGGGACAACATCTCCGCCGCAGGACTGGTGCTGCAGATCTGAGCCATTGTTAGCGACGAACGGCTAACTCTGACGAAGCATTAGCTTAACAGGGGCGGCCAACTCTGCTCCTGGGGGGGAGGTGGTGGGTGTGCACTCTTTTGCTCCAGCCCTACACTAACACACAGAATTCAACTAGACAAGATCCTCATGAGCATATGATAGGTAGGTCCGGAGCAAAAGCcagcacacccagtagctctccactATGATTGTTGGCCCCCTAGGATTCACAGCTAGGCTAACGCGGCAAAGGGTAACACAGAGAGCCGTGATAGCTGGCTAGCTGTCTGGAGCGCCACAGACTCCTTGAATAAATTCCACATCTGTTTTCAGTCAGTCAGCcggacagagacacatacaactCTTCCCATAACATGTGAAGACTTTTAGCATTCTGGTTTTAGGTGTGTTGATTTTTCATTGTTTCATGTTTGTTGTGTTGCCAGTGCAATGAATACGCGGGGTCCAGTGTGTCTGTGGCAGGGCCAATcctgctcctcttccccctctcctgaGCTCatttctctcctgtcctctctgagCAGTATGACCCAcctgacacactcacacacactccagaCCTCTATA from Coregonus clupeaformis isolate EN_2021a chromosome 29, ASM2061545v1, whole genome shotgun sequence encodes the following:
- the LOC121545077 gene encoding ADP-dependent glucokinase — protein: MEQRSGFSLMKYGTAASLAMVLLAYWFRSPGESGLDDRLDTVLSSLLRAESKVGMNNARPRVAIGLGGCVDVIVDGVTLLNKIGLPPTGQPLHHDYIENADQLAQSFAYFFAPGAASERFVMNDTLFSQLVEASRELPGNRWVIGGNAPVMAGRMATEGCDVLLGGSFSPDFADVLSQHITVAGNVVEEPDIHLILEYPSGATWGQYTARRANRYIVHSDDHNPYLASLQDFEVKLQDFHPDLLVVGGLQMMDSFPFQQGEREALLSRLGSLLSSSSPRTGVHFEMASFVDEGLMGDLLRLVLPHADSLGMNEQELPNLLSLLRGSNITVLSDPNPRVATVLDQMRALYRLVNQRYRDANEDSDVGAYATSAKGRLLTRLHVHTLAFQAMIVTRGSQWKNTMSAVAKASLTANRHVCGSPDIDPSKARLIMDESFSVSNQEGSQRIPLEETRPVSCWDEDDYEICVAPVLVCTEVYQTAGGGDNISAAGLVLQI